The following proteins come from a genomic window of Nilaparvata lugens isolate BPH unplaced genomic scaffold, ASM1435652v1 scaffold2617, whole genome shotgun sequence:
- the LOC111051952 gene encoding uncharacterized protein LOC111051952 isoform X4: protein MLQLTKVGACVWFVAYIVVFTADSLYCGLVDMKVNRLSRLFYINLFSLQEEVDARLQPLFCCLLAVRMRCSLSAPLPLRSSIWCSSTWPPICCYLAPPPIIRSSESTPNSSWNSFETIVQTLKSGFH, encoded by the exons ATGTTGCAGTTGACAAAAGTGGGCGCTTGCGTTTGGTTTGTGGCCTACATAGTTGTGTTCACAGCCGATTCTCTGTACTGTGGCCTAGTCGACATGAAAGTCAACCGACTCAGTCGGCTGTTCTACATCAATCTTTTCAG TCTGCAGGAGGAAGTAGACGCGCGTCTACAGCCGCTCTTTTGTTGTCTGCTTGCTGTGCGCATGCGCTGTTCGTTGAGCGCGCCTTTGCCTCTCCGCTCTTCCATCTGGTGTTCGTCAACTTGGCCTCCAATCTGTTGCTATTTAGCCCCGCCCCCGATCATTCGGTCTTCGGAGAGTACACCAAACTCGAGTTGGAACTCGTTTGAAACTATAGTACAAACTCTAAAgtctggttttcactag
- the LOC111051952 gene encoding uncharacterized protein LOC111051952 isoform X3, which translates to MLQLTKVGACVWFVAYIVVFTADSLYCGLVDMKVNRLSRLFYINLFSCSLQEEVDARLQPLFCCLLAVRMRCSLSAPLPLRSSIWCSSTWPPICCYLAPPPIIRSSESTPNSSWNSFETIVQTLKSGFH; encoded by the exons ATGTTGCAGTTGACAAAAGTGGGCGCTTGCGTTTGGTTTGTGGCCTACATAGTTGTGTTCACAGCCGATTCTCTGTACTGTGGCCTAGTCGACATGAAAGTCAACCGACTCAGTCGGCTGTTCTACATCAATCTTTTCAG TTGCAGTCTGCAGGAGGAAGTAGACGCGCGTCTACAGCCGCTCTTTTGTTGTCTGCTTGCTGTGCGCATGCGCTGTTCGTTGAGCGCGCCTTTGCCTCTCCGCTCTTCCATCTGGTGTTCGTCAACTTGGCCTCCAATCTGTTGCTATTTAGCCCCGCCCCCGATCATTCGGTCTTCGGAGAGTACACCAAACTCGAGTTGGAACTCGTTTGAAACTATAGTACAAACTCTAAAgtctggttttcactag